Part of the Planctomycetaceae bacterium genome, GGCTGCTGGAACGCGCGGCGGTGGAATCTGCGGGCGCCCGTCCTCCGGCTCGCATCGGCGGTGACGGACCGGTCTCTGACGAAATCATACGGTTTCGCGCAATTCCGTCGTTGTCTTTTCCACCGGGAGAAATCTCTTCCCTGAAACAGATCGAACCGGACCACCGTTTTCGTCGCGGCGAATTGATGGTCGCGTTCATGGGCCTGACGGGGCCCTCCGGCGTTCTGCCGCAGCACTATACATCGCTGTTAATCGAACGCTGCCACGTTCGCCACAAGGACCATACGCTGCGAGAGTTCTTTGACCTGTTCAACCACAGGGCAATCTCACTCTACTATCGGGCATGGGAAAAGTACCGGTTTCCGATTCTCTACGAGCGGCAGGAAACGGAAGGCACCGTCGATGAGGATCTGTTTACATCCTGCCTGCTGAGCCTGACCGGGCTGGGAATCCGAGCCGTGCAGGATCGAATGCGTGTCCACGACCACGTGACGCTGCTGTTCGGCGGACTGTTCGCAAACCAGACTCGGTCCGCCAAGTCGCTGGAACAGATCATTCTCAGCTACTTTTCCATCCCGGCGGAAGTCATTCAGTTTTTCGGACAGTGGTTGTACCTGCCCGTGGAAGCTCAGACAAAAATGCCGTCGGCCAATGATCGCCTGGGCCGTAATCTGGCGCTGGGACAGAATGCTGTTGCCGGATCGCGCGTGTGGGACGTACAAAGTCGCGTGCGGATTCGTCTTGGGCCGCTGCCGTGGGCCACGTTCATTCAGTTGATGCCTGACGGTAAGTTCCTGCCTGGAATTGCGGCGCTGATTCGTTTCTACGTCGGCCCGACACTGGATTTTGATGTGCAACTGGTGCTTCGGGCATCCGATGTGCCGGCCTGCCAGCTTGGCGGTGAAGGTTCACAGGCACCGCGTCTGGGCTGGACAACCTGGATGGGAAGCAAACGCCGGACGCAGGACGCGGACGATGCGGTGTTCGCATTTACGCAATAGCGGGTCGTCGACGCTTCGGCGATCAGCGAGTCGCCGCCCGGTAGAGTTCAACCCGTGACCCAATGCCGCATCGATTTTTCAAGAGCCTCCTGGACCGGGCTCAGTGGCAGTCCTGCGGCGATTGCCTTGCTGCAGTCCAGCACGCAGTTCGATCGCGGTGTCGTGGCGGCCTGGCGCATGAATTCGTCTTCCGAATCGAAAAATCGAAACTCCCGATCGCTCAGCCCGTGCTTTTGAATCAGGGCCACCACATCCTTCGTCGTGACGAACCCGGGATTCGTCAGATTGTAGGTGCCGTATTCCACGCCCTTCGTCCAGCAGGCCATGCACGCCGCAACGAATTCACCCAGATGGCTCAGACTGTTCGTCGCGTTCAGCAATCGATCGTATCGGATCATCTTGCTGATGTAATTGCGGGGTGAGTCGAGTTCGTCGAACGGAATTCTCAGCCGCCAGATGTAACAGCGGCGGGCACCCTGCAGGACTTCTTCCCCCAGAGACTTGCACCCCGAATAGAAGCTGCAGTTGTTGTGGCGGAAGTCGAAATTCGGAGCGTCCTGCTCCGTAAACCCGTTTCCGTCCGGTCTGGTACCTGTGTAAATACATCCGGAGGAAACATGCCCCCAGGGAATATCGGCGTGTTCGCAGGCTTCACGGATGATCCCCGGAAGAACGGCGTTTCCGCTCAGGCACTCGGCTTTGTGAAGTTCGCACGCGTCAACGTTCGGCCGACCGGTGTAGCCAGCGGCGTTGATTAGAAACGAGACAGATTGACGGTTGAGGTACGCAATCAATTCCTCCGGATCGCCGTAGTTGATGTCACGCCGCGAAACGACGGCAAATTCCTGACCGGACTGTTTCAGAAATCGCTGAAACGCGGTTCCGACAAAACCTGACCCACCGAGAATGACTATCACCTGCTAACCTGTTCTTTATCCGAAGTGATTAAAGGAGCGATTTGCCTGATCCCGCTTTCGCTGTACAGTAGAATTCTGAACACCTGTGACTGGTGACATCGCGAATCGGACTGCTGCTGCCCCAACTTCGTGGTTTCCCGTACTTCCAAGGAATTGTCAATTCACTATGCCCATTCTTGGCCATGAACCCGATCTGTTTCCGGAAACCCTGCTTGAGGAGGGACTTCCGGCAGTCTCAGACGTCAGTTGGTACGCCATGTACACGCTGTCACGGCGTGAAAAAGACCTGATGAGACGTCTGAAAGCGCAGAATATCGCGTACTACGGTCCGATGGCACCGACTCGCAAACGATCACCCGCCGGACGTGTTCGTGTCAGTTACCTGCCACTGTTCACCGGGTACGTATTCGTCTGCGGCACTCCGGTGGATCGCTACAACGCCGTCGCGACTGGCTGCATTTCAAAATGTCTCGACGTGCTGGATCCCGACGAGTTGCGGGAGGATCTGAAGCAGATTCGGCTGCTCATCGAGAAGGGCGGGGATGTACGCCCGGAACCCAAGCCGATGGTCGGCCGGCCGGCTCGTGTGATCTCCGGCCCGATGATGGGTGCCGAGGGAACGGTCAGCCAGGTTCTGTCACGGCACCGGCTGACGGTGCTGGTAACATTCATGCAGCAGGGCGCGTCGGTCACCGTTGATGAAGCCGACCTTGAATTTCTTGACTGATCCGCTGCGGCGAAACCGGAAGCAAACACGATCGCCCGCCGTCCGCTCGGAAGACAACGTCGTACTTTCGCCACCTTCGATGAATGCTGCGGTGTCGCTCAATGACAGCATGAGCGGCATTCCGCCGAAGAACAGGCATTGTCGCACCGATGCTCGCGACCCCGCACGCCGCGAGTCGAATCGGTCAAATTGCAGGAGGAACGCCCAGCGACTTGCCGCCGTCGATCGCGATCGCTGTGCCGGTGACCATTCGGGCCGAATCGTCAGTCAGATAGACAATCGCGTCCGCAACTTCTTCCGGCTGGATCATCCGATCCCAGGCTCGCGCCAAAGGACTGGCGTTTATGAGTTCGCGAACGACCTGCTGACGATTGTCGCGACCGTGAAAGTTCTCTTCGATCATTTCTGTG contains:
- the tssG gene encoding type VI secretion system baseplate subunit TssG codes for the protein MDGSSGRKAPDLIDELFSHPHQFGFFQAVRLLERAAVESAGARPPARIGGDGPVSDEIIRFRAIPSLSFPPGEISSLKQIEPDHRFRRGELMVAFMGLTGPSGVLPQHYTSLLIERCHVRHKDHTLREFFDLFNHRAISLYYRAWEKYRFPILYERQETEGTVDEDLFTSCLLSLTGLGIRAVQDRMRVHDHVTLLFGGLFANQTRSAKSLEQIILSYFSIPAEVIQFFGQWLYLPVEAQTKMPSANDRLGRNLALGQNAVAGSRVWDVQSRVRIRLGPLPWATFIQLMPDGKFLPGIAALIRFYVGPTLDFDVQLVLRASDVPACQLGGEGSQAPRLGWTTWMGSKRRTQDADDAVFAFTQ
- a CDS encoding sugar nucleotide-binding protein; translation: MIVILGGSGFVGTAFQRFLKQSGQEFAVVSRRDINYGDPEELIAYLNRQSVSFLINAAGYTGRPNVDACELHKAECLSGNAVLPGIIREACEHADIPWGHVSSGCIYTGTRPDGNGFTEQDAPNFDFRHNNCSFYSGCKSLGEEVLQGARRCYIWRLRIPFDELDSPRNYISKMIRYDRLLNATNSLSHLGEFVAACMACWTKGVEYGTYNLTNPGFVTTKDVVALIQKHGLSDREFRFFDSEDEFMRQAATTPRSNCVLDCSKAIAAGLPLSPVQEALEKSMRHWVTG
- a CDS encoding transcription termination/antitermination NusG family protein, yielding MPILGHEPDLFPETLLEEGLPAVSDVSWYAMYTLSRREKDLMRRLKAQNIAYYGPMAPTRKRSPAGRVRVSYLPLFTGYVFVCGTPVDRYNAVATGCISKCLDVLDPDELREDLKQIRLLIEKGGDVRPEPKPMVGRPARVISGPMMGAEGTVSQVLSRHRLTVLVTFMQQGASVTVDEADLEFLD